The Xanthomonas sp. CFBP 8443 genome has a window encoding:
- a CDS encoding TonB-dependent receptor produces the protein MRHPYTAPSASRAGARALRSVLACAIAASLTSGMAWAQEAPAEPVAATAADAPATPASGATTLDQVQVTGIRGSIQSSINKKRDDTVISDVLSAEDIGDLPAPSLADAIETLTGAASTRDKTGASEISIRGLGAFLSSTQFNGREITNGSGDRSVNFNMFPAELINTVAIYKTQRADLIEGGVAGTIGLETVKPLDYGKRTIQIDGRGSWAEYDSKYRDKDGIGWRGTASYIDQFEFANGGKLGVSIGLQALDGTDPEESMTSGSTWYACDATQNVRNANCAEVGANAIANGAPYYLVPSSRIYRLKQERNDRQSEFAAVQWKPNDLLEVNVDYEHTDRNWHENRSDLSLSNTRRGIVNRDVDANGVLRSYSGNTSIDSTSTRYDRNEEYTGGGLNIILRPSVAWEIATDLSYSHTVRQDTQRMTRLRANARDVNNAVVPGISSGATGYVNYDWDNIGDVPSIALDPAFDVNDWDAYTGAARVTSEEEKNDHRIRAGRFDVSYLPEDGLLTKITFGLRASQADYSYFDNTITTDIAASGAGRTQIIAANRACRAPFPQDDFLDDASGNTISSWAYFDPSCLYEAFRGSSDTGVDPNYRDPNNVDVVEKTKALFLMADFRSELFGLPVSGNMGVRWVKTDVRSEGVRADLDLIDNGAGTLRLQPTGTYQTLVAKAGNDKLLPSANASFELRDNLLLRLAGYRAMSRPDIAALGSGRNVNLTGTENFTSLEEALAGITATGNPETKPLMSWNGDVSLEWYPNEDSMLAGAVYWKQFNGGTETALFDETFVVDGRSATVSVPRQVTTDKKSTLTGFELSAAHRFSYLPKPLDGLGFKLSYNYADTDYETQDPRLGEQVDAVTGTVIPAIVGPAGLSGFSRHVLSGSLYWELGRFDMQAIGKYRSKYYQDFTGNTAQQNRYYDDNTSVDFRARYRVSKNLSLSLELMNLTNEPRVASQPVYGNFREYVSYGRRAYFGVRYKF, from the coding sequence ATGCGGCACCCCTATACGGCCCCGTCCGCCAGCCGCGCCGGCGCGCGCGCACTGCGCAGCGTCCTGGCCTGCGCCATCGCGGCATCGTTGACCAGCGGCATGGCCTGGGCACAGGAGGCGCCGGCTGAGCCGGTCGCGGCCACCGCGGCCGACGCCCCCGCCACCCCGGCGAGCGGGGCGACCACGCTGGACCAGGTCCAGGTCACCGGCATCCGCGGCTCGATCCAGTCCTCGATCAACAAGAAGCGCGACGACACGGTGATCTCCGACGTGCTCTCGGCCGAGGACATCGGCGACCTGCCGGCGCCGTCGCTGGCCGACGCGATCGAGACCCTGACCGGCGCGGCCTCCACCCGCGACAAGACCGGCGCCTCGGAGATCTCCATCCGCGGCCTCGGCGCGTTCCTCAGCAGTACCCAGTTCAACGGCCGCGAGATCACCAACGGCAGCGGCGACCGCTCGGTGAACTTCAACATGTTCCCGGCCGAACTGATCAACACCGTGGCCATCTACAAGACCCAGCGCGCCGACCTGATCGAAGGCGGCGTCGCCGGCACCATCGGCCTGGAGACGGTCAAGCCGCTGGACTACGGCAAGCGCACGATCCAGATCGACGGCCGCGGCAGCTGGGCCGAGTACGACAGCAAGTACCGCGACAAGGACGGCATCGGCTGGCGCGGCACCGCCAGCTACATCGACCAGTTCGAGTTCGCCAACGGCGGCAAGCTCGGCGTGTCGATCGGCCTGCAGGCGCTGGACGGCACCGATCCGGAAGAGAGCATGACCAGCGGCTCGACCTGGTACGCCTGCGACGCCACCCAGAACGTGCGCAACGCCAACTGCGCCGAGGTCGGCGCCAACGCCATCGCCAACGGCGCGCCGTACTACCTGGTGCCGAGCAGCCGCATCTACCGGCTCAAGCAGGAGCGCAACGACCGCCAGTCCGAGTTCGCCGCGGTGCAGTGGAAGCCTAACGACCTGCTCGAGGTCAACGTCGACTACGAACACACCGACCGCAACTGGCACGAGAATCGCTCGGACCTGAGCCTGTCCAACACCCGCCGCGGCATCGTCAATCGCGACGTCGACGCCAACGGCGTGCTGCGCAGCTATTCCGGCAACACCTCGATCGATTCCACCTCGACCCGCTACGACCGCAACGAGGAATACACCGGCGGCGGCCTCAACATCATCCTGCGCCCCAGCGTGGCCTGGGAGATCGCCACCGACCTGTCCTATTCGCACACCGTGCGCCAGGACACCCAGCGCATGACCCGCCTGCGCGCCAACGCCCGCGACGTCAACAACGCGGTGGTGCCGGGCATCAGCAGCGGCGCCACCGGCTACGTCAACTACGACTGGGACAACATCGGCGACGTGCCGAGCATCGCGCTCGACCCGGCGTTCGACGTCAACGACTGGGACGCCTACACCGGCGCGGCGCGGGTCACCTCCGAGGAGGAGAAGAACGACCACCGCATCCGTGCCGGCCGCTTCGACGTCAGCTACCTGCCCGAGGACGGCCTGCTGACCAAGATCACCTTCGGCCTGCGCGCCAGCCAGGCCGACTACAGCTACTTCGACAACACCATCACCACCGACATCGCCGCCAGCGGCGCCGGGCGCACCCAGATCATCGCCGCCAACCGCGCCTGCCGCGCGCCGTTCCCGCAGGACGATTTCCTCGACGATGCCAGCGGCAACACCATCTCCAGCTGGGCCTACTTCGATCCGTCCTGCCTGTACGAAGCGTTCCGCGGCAGCAGCGACACCGGCGTGGATCCGAACTACCGCGATCCCAACAACGTCGACGTGGTGGAGAAGACCAAGGCGCTGTTCCTGATGGCCGACTTCCGCAGCGAGCTGTTCGGCTTGCCGGTGTCGGGCAACATGGGCGTGCGCTGGGTCAAGACCGACGTGCGTTCGGAAGGCGTGCGCGCCGACCTGGACCTGATCGACAACGGCGCCGGCACCTTGCGCCTGCAGCCGACCGGCACCTACCAGACCCTGGTCGCCAAGGCCGGCAACGACAAGCTGCTGCCCAGCGCCAACGCGTCCTTCGAACTGCGCGACAACCTGCTGCTGCGGCTGGCCGGCTACCGCGCGATGTCGCGTCCGGACATCGCCGCGCTGGGCTCGGGCCGCAACGTCAACCTCACCGGCACCGAGAACTTCACCAGCCTGGAGGAGGCGCTGGCCGGCATCACCGCCACCGGCAATCCCGAGACCAAGCCGCTGATGTCGTGGAACGGCGACGTGTCGCTGGAGTGGTACCCGAACGAGGACAGCATGCTGGCCGGTGCGGTGTACTGGAAGCAGTTCAACGGCGGCACCGAGACCGCGCTGTTCGACGAGACCTTCGTGGTCGACGGGCGCAGCGCCACGGTGTCGGTGCCGCGGCAGGTGACCACCGACAAGAAGAGCACGCTGACCGGCTTCGAACTCAGCGCCGCGCACCGTTTTTCCTACCTGCCCAAGCCGCTGGACGGGCTCGGCTTCAAGCTCAGCTACAACTACGCCGACACCGACTACGAAACCCAGGACCCGCGCCTGGGCGAGCAGGTCGATGCGGTCACCGGCACGGTGATCCCGGCGATCGTGGGCCCGGCCGGGCTCAGCGGCTTCTCGCGGCATGTGCTGTCCGGCTCGCTGTACTGGGAACTGGGCCGCTTCGACATGCAGGCGATCGGCAAGTACCGCTCCAAGTACTACCAGGACTTCACCGGCAACACCGCGCAGCAGAACCGCTACTACGACGACAACACCAGCGTGGATTTCCGCGCCCGCTACCGGGTCAGCAAGAACCTGTCGCTGTCGCTGGAGTTGATGAACCTGACCAACGAACCGCGGGTCGCATCCCAGCCTGTCTACGGCAACTTCCGCGAGTACGTGAGCTACGGGCGGCGCGCATATTTCGGTGTACGATACAAGTTCTGA
- a CDS encoding MFS transporter, which produces MSAPVFAKPGKPTKRSAVRWMIVGLIAVATVINYIDRNALAVMWPAISQDIGATKEDYALLVTIFMLFYAAGQFVFGRLFDIIGTRMGFALSIAVWSISIALHAVTHSITSFSVVRAMLGISEAGAWPGAVKANAEWFPARERALAQGIFNAGASIGAIVSAPLIALLFLWLGWKGTFVLVGALGFVWLLPWLVIYRAGPDKHPWVDAAERALILDAPADGSVSDKPAYLPSLRQIMSHRQSWGIVLSRFFIDPIWWLFVSWLPIYLAETFHFDIKQIGAFAWVPFVGAMLGSLSGGWLSGRLIAAGWSVDRARKWTITLGGAIMAPALLGAVLAADPTIAVLTIAAVLFGFQIAIGNIQTLPGDLFDGKSVGSLAGIGGMAAVAGTLITTWLVPVMTADSYAPMFILVAALVPASLAALWLVTGRIHKLDAHPTRD; this is translated from the coding sequence ATGAGCGCGCCCGTCTTCGCCAAGCCGGGCAAGCCGACCAAACGCAGCGCGGTGCGCTGGATGATCGTGGGCCTGATCGCGGTGGCCACGGTGATCAACTACATCGACCGCAACGCGCTGGCGGTGATGTGGCCGGCGATCTCGCAGGACATCGGCGCGACCAAGGAAGACTACGCGCTGCTGGTGACCATCTTCATGCTGTTCTACGCGGCCGGGCAGTTCGTGTTCGGGCGCCTGTTCGACATCATCGGCACGCGCATGGGCTTCGCGCTGTCGATCGCGGTGTGGTCGATCTCGATCGCGCTGCATGCGGTGACCCATTCGATCACCTCCTTCAGCGTCGTGCGGGCGATGCTCGGCATCAGCGAGGCCGGCGCCTGGCCGGGCGCGGTCAAGGCCAACGCCGAGTGGTTCCCGGCGCGCGAGCGCGCGCTGGCGCAAGGCATCTTCAACGCCGGTGCCTCGATCGGCGCGATCGTGTCGGCGCCGCTGATCGCGCTGCTGTTCCTGTGGCTGGGCTGGAAAGGCACCTTCGTGCTGGTCGGCGCGCTCGGCTTCGTGTGGCTGCTGCCGTGGCTGGTGATCTACCGCGCCGGCCCGGACAAGCATCCGTGGGTGGATGCCGCCGAGCGCGCGCTGATCCTGGACGCGCCGGCCGACGGCAGCGTGTCGGACAAGCCCGCCTACCTGCCGAGCCTGCGCCAGATCATGTCGCACCGGCAGAGCTGGGGCATCGTGCTGTCGCGCTTCTTCATCGACCCGATCTGGTGGCTGTTCGTGTCGTGGCTGCCGATCTACCTGGCCGAGACCTTCCATTTCGACATCAAGCAGATCGGCGCGTTCGCCTGGGTGCCGTTCGTCGGCGCGATGCTCGGCAGCCTGTCCGGCGGCTGGCTGTCGGGACGGCTGATCGCGGCCGGCTGGAGCGTGGACCGCGCACGCAAATGGACCATCACCCTGGGCGGGGCGATCATGGCGCCGGCGCTGCTCGGCGCGGTACTCGCCGCCGATCCGACCATCGCGGTGCTGACCATCGCCGCGGTGCTGTTCGGTTTCCAGATCGCGATCGGCAACATCCAGACCCTGCCCGGCGACCTGTTCGACGGCAAGTCGGTCGGCTCGCTGGCCGGCATCGGCGGCATGGCCGCGGTCGCCGGCACCCTGATCACCACCTGGCTGGTGCCGGTGATGACCGCCGACTCCTACGCGCCAATGTTCATCCTGGTCGCCGCGCTGGTGCCGGCCTCGCTGGCCGCGCTGTGGCTGGTCACCGGCCGCATCCACAAGCTCGACGCTCACCCCACGCGCGACTGA
- a CDS encoding oligoalginate lyase — protein MTRSNRLMLLVLAVAGSAPAAWAAPAATPATPAASSSTVASDAAPVLVTAAQWRQMASEGARHPLFAREQARAEASLRKAMRAGIDVPLPKDPGGGASHEQHKRNYQAIQAAGALYRLTGERAYADYARDLLLAYAKLYPTLGAHLAGRGQVPGRLFWQSLNDSVWLVYAAQGYDAIRDSLSPAERATIDAQVFRRMAHFLCDESPDNFDKIHNHATWAVAAVGMTGYVLRDQTLVDKALRGSKQDGSAGFLKQIDQLFSPDGYYAEGPYYQRYALAPFVLFANAIERNQPQQKIFQRRDGVLLNAVDTLVQSSYAGYFFPLNDAILDKGLDTEELVAGLGIAYAQTHDARLLSIAQRQQRVLLTPEGLGVAAALAQDKAKPFAFRSALLRDGADGDHGALAILRAGGEDGQTLVMKNTSQGMGHGHFDKLNWLFYDNGQRVVTDYGAARFLNVEAKSGGIYLPENNSWAKTTVAHNTLVVNERSHFDGDWRVGEEHAPTPLLFAHDDATQIVSARMDHAYEGVSFTRTQALLTHPELGLPIVIDLLRVHGAKPARYDLPLHFNGHIMQVGFDAKRAVAERPVLGKANGYQHLWVDASSEASTAPRSLSWLLDGRFYSYRFGSSAPSRAILAESGANDPDFNLRREPMLLQRVDGQADVSFFGVLEPHGEYNGTAEYVHGADSRIRDIARVRGDDAEVIVLTLASGKTLALAVADDAADGREHSVQANGQRYAWRGGYARFDRAAGGK, from the coding sequence ATGACCCGATCCAATCGCCTGATGCTGCTGGTGCTGGCCGTCGCCGGCAGCGCGCCCGCCGCCTGGGCAGCGCCCGCCGCGACCCCTGCGACCCCGGCCGCCAGCAGCAGCACCGTCGCCAGCGATGCCGCACCGGTGTTGGTCACCGCGGCGCAATGGCGGCAGATGGCCAGCGAGGGCGCGCGCCACCCGCTGTTCGCGCGCGAACAGGCGCGTGCCGAAGCCAGCCTGCGCAAGGCGATGCGCGCCGGCATCGACGTACCGCTGCCCAAGGACCCCGGCGGCGGCGCCAGTCACGAGCAGCACAAACGCAACTACCAGGCGATCCAGGCCGCCGGTGCGCTGTACCGGCTCACCGGCGAGCGCGCCTACGCCGACTACGCGCGCGACCTGCTGCTGGCCTACGCCAAGCTGTACCCGACCCTGGGCGCGCATCTGGCCGGGCGCGGCCAGGTGCCGGGCCGGCTGTTCTGGCAATCGCTCAACGACTCGGTGTGGTTGGTGTACGCCGCGCAGGGCTACGACGCGATCCGCGACAGCCTCAGTCCCGCCGAGCGCGCCACCATCGACGCGCAGGTGTTCCGGCGCATGGCGCATTTCCTGTGCGACGAAAGCCCGGACAACTTCGACAAGATCCACAACCACGCCACCTGGGCGGTGGCCGCGGTCGGCATGACCGGTTACGTGCTGCGCGACCAGACCCTGGTCGACAAGGCGCTGCGCGGCAGCAAGCAGGACGGCAGCGCCGGCTTCCTCAAGCAGATCGACCAGCTGTTCTCGCCCGACGGCTACTACGCCGAAGGCCCCTACTACCAGCGCTACGCGTTGGCGCCGTTCGTGCTGTTCGCCAATGCGATCGAACGCAACCAGCCGCAGCAGAAGATCTTCCAGCGCCGCGACGGCGTGCTGCTGAACGCGGTCGACACGCTGGTGCAGAGCAGCTACGCCGGCTACTTCTTCCCGCTCAACGACGCGATCCTGGACAAGGGCCTGGACACCGAGGAACTGGTCGCCGGCCTCGGCATCGCCTATGCGCAGACCCACGACGCGCGGCTGCTGTCGATCGCGCAACGCCAGCAGCGCGTGCTGCTGACTCCCGAAGGCCTGGGCGTGGCCGCGGCGCTGGCGCAGGACAAGGCCAAGCCTTTCGCGTTCCGCTCCGCGCTGCTGCGCGACGGCGCCGACGGCGACCACGGCGCGCTGGCGATCCTGCGCGCCGGCGGCGAAGACGGCCAGACCCTGGTGATGAAGAACACCTCGCAAGGCATGGGCCACGGTCACTTCGACAAGCTGAACTGGCTGTTCTACGACAACGGCCAGCGCGTGGTCACCGACTACGGCGCGGCGCGCTTCCTCAACGTGGAAGCCAAGTCCGGCGGCATCTACCTGCCGGAGAACAACAGCTGGGCCAAGACCACGGTGGCGCACAACACGCTGGTGGTGAACGAGCGCAGCCACTTCGACGGCGACTGGCGCGTGGGCGAGGAACATGCGCCGACGCCATTGCTGTTCGCCCACGACGACGCCACCCAGATCGTCTCCGCGCGCATGGACCACGCCTACGAGGGCGTGAGCTTCACCCGCACCCAGGCGCTGCTGACCCATCCGGAGCTGGGCCTGCCGATCGTGATCGACCTGCTGCGCGTGCACGGCGCCAAGCCGGCGCGATACGACCTGCCGCTGCATTTCAACGGCCACATCATGCAGGTCGGCTTCGACGCCAAGCGCGCTGTGGCCGAACGCCCGGTGCTGGGCAAGGCCAACGGCTACCAGCACCTGTGGGTGGACGCCAGCAGCGAGGCATCGACGGCGCCGCGCAGCCTGAGCTGGCTGCTGGACGGGCGCTTCTACAGCTACCGCTTCGGCAGCAGCGCGCCGTCGCGCGCGATCCTGGCCGAGAGCGGCGCCAACGATCCGGACTTCAACCTGCGCCGCGAACCGATGCTGCTGCAGCGCGTGGACGGCCAGGCCGACGTCAGCTTCTTCGGCGTGCTGGAACCGCACGGCGAGTACAACGGCACCGCCGAATACGTGCACGGCGCCGACAGCCGCATCCGCGACATCGCCCGCGTGCGCGGCGACGATGCCGAGGTAATCGTGCTGACCCTGGCCTCGGGCAAGACCCTGGCGCTGGCGGTGGCCGACGATGCCGCCGACGGCCGCGAGCACAGCGTGCAGGCGAATGGCCAACGCTATGCCTGGCGCGGCGGCTATGCGCGCTTCGACCGCGCGGCGGGTGGCAAATGA
- a CDS encoding polysaccharide lyase 6 family protein, giving the protein MAPIASRNRFALLFLALAAGQAAAADILVSTPAEYRAATGALQPGDHVILANGEWRDFQIVFTGKGTAAQPIRLSAQTPGQVIVTGQSNLRMAGEYLVVSDLVFRDGYSPTEAVLSYRVSSKERARHSRITRVVVDRFNQPERSRSDNWVAMYDSHNRFDHNQLVGKNNAGPTMVVVRDTVQGLDNRHRIDHNWFGPRPNLGANGGETLRIGTSNDATSDSNSLVENNWFEGCDGEVEVVSNKSGGNTYRGNVFKRSRGALVLRHGDGNLVENNVFFGDGKDDTGGIRVINRRQTVRNNYLEGLAGDGYSSALSIMYGVPNSPANRYVQVQQALIEHNTFVASKQLFFGAGKDDERTAAPIDSDFADNLIVAERDPVRVLGDLSGIAFAGNLQSPAASPLLPGGVAGRTLTMTRAATGLLVAADAGGAGADPALTYVPRDDVGVAWYAKETVPVALDSGRRQRVRPGNDTLADAVAAAGAGDRLQLDAGRYQVNQVLALRHPLSVEGPARGQAQIAFSRSTLFQIDAGGALKLARLQIDGSAAPDEVGNAVIRTAPGSNAANYELIVEDSRIHGLTVNRGFDVIALGKGTLAERIALRRVVVEDVSGAVLSAHAETDDRGTYNAERVEIADSQFRRVGGPAVDLYRGGRDESTFGPVLTVSGSRFERVGGADAPSLRLHGVQRAFLHDNQFVDSAAVSSVRTTGTPQLIATRNQFLGTPALPADAGAEPLL; this is encoded by the coding sequence ATGGCACCGATCGCTTCGCGCAACCGCTTCGCGCTGTTGTTCCTCGCGCTCGCCGCCGGCCAGGCCGCGGCCGCCGACATCCTGGTGAGCACGCCGGCCGAATACCGCGCCGCCACCGGCGCCCTGCAGCCCGGCGACCACGTGATCCTGGCCAACGGCGAGTGGCGCGACTTCCAGATCGTGTTCACCGGCAAGGGCACCGCCGCGCAGCCGATCCGGCTGAGCGCGCAGACCCCGGGCCAGGTGATCGTCACCGGCCAGTCCAACCTGCGCATGGCCGGCGAGTATTTGGTGGTGAGCGACCTGGTGTTCCGCGACGGCTACAGCCCGACCGAGGCGGTGCTGTCCTACCGCGTCTCCAGCAAGGAGCGCGCGCGCCACAGCCGCATCACCCGGGTCGTGGTCGACCGCTTCAACCAGCCCGAGCGCAGCCGCTCGGACAACTGGGTGGCCATGTACGACAGCCACAACCGCTTCGACCATAACCAACTGGTCGGCAAGAACAACGCCGGCCCGACCATGGTCGTGGTCCGCGACACCGTGCAGGGCCTGGACAACCGCCACCGCATCGACCACAACTGGTTCGGCCCGCGCCCCAACCTGGGCGCCAACGGCGGCGAGACCCTGCGCATCGGCACCAGCAACGACGCCACCTCCGATTCCAATTCGCTGGTCGAGAACAACTGGTTCGAAGGCTGCGACGGCGAAGTGGAGGTGGTCTCCAACAAGTCCGGCGGCAACACCTACCGCGGCAACGTGTTCAAGCGCTCGCGCGGCGCGCTGGTGCTGCGCCATGGCGACGGCAACCTGGTCGAGAACAACGTGTTCTTCGGCGACGGCAAGGACGACACCGGCGGCATCCGCGTCATCAACCGCCGCCAGACGGTGCGCAACAACTACCTGGAAGGCCTGGCGGGCGACGGTTATTCCTCGGCGTTGAGCATCATGTACGGCGTGCCCAACTCGCCGGCCAACCGCTACGTGCAGGTGCAGCAAGCGCTGATCGAGCACAACACCTTCGTCGCCAGCAAGCAGCTGTTCTTCGGCGCCGGCAAGGACGACGAACGCACCGCCGCACCGATCGACAGCGACTTCGCCGACAACCTGATCGTCGCCGAGCGCGACCCGGTGCGCGTGCTCGGCGACCTGTCCGGCATCGCCTTCGCCGGCAACCTGCAGAGCCCGGCCGCCTCGCCGCTGCTGCCCGGCGGCGTGGCCGGCCGCACGCTGACGATGACGCGCGCGGCGACCGGCCTGTTGGTCGCGGCCGATGCCGGCGGCGCCGGCGCCGATCCGGCGCTGACCTACGTGCCGCGCGACGACGTCGGCGTGGCCTGGTACGCCAAGGAGACGGTGCCGGTCGCGTTGGACAGCGGCCGCCGCCAGCGCGTGCGGCCGGGCAACGACACCCTGGCCGACGCGGTGGCCGCCGCCGGCGCCGGCGATCGCCTGCAACTGGACGCCGGCCGCTACCAGGTGAACCAGGTGCTGGCGCTGCGCCACCCGCTCAGCGTCGAAGGCCCGGCGCGCGGCCAGGCGCAGATCGCGTTCTCGCGCTCCACCCTGTTCCAGATCGACGCCGGCGGCGCGCTGAAGCTGGCGCGGCTGCAGATCGACGGCAGCGCCGCGCCGGACGAAGTGGGCAATGCGGTGATCCGCACCGCTCCCGGTTCCAATGCCGCCAACTACGAACTGATCGTCGAGGACAGCCGCATCCACGGCCTCACCGTCAACCGCGGCTTCGACGTGATCGCGCTGGGCAAGGGCACCCTGGCAGAGCGCATCGCGCTGCGCCGGGTGGTGGTGGAAGACGTCTCCGGCGCGGTGCTTTCGGCGCATGCGGAGACCGACGACCGCGGCACCTACAACGCCGAGCGCGTGGAGATCGCCGATTCGCAGTTCCGCCGCGTCGGCGGGCCGGCGGTCGACCTTTACCGCGGCGGCCGCGACGAAAGCACCTTCGGTCCGGTGCTGACGGTCAGCGGCTCGCGCTTCGAGCGCGTCGGCGGCGCCGACGCGCCGTCGCTGCGCCTGCACGGCGTGCAGCGCGCCTTCCTGCACGACAACCAGTTCGTCGACAGCGCCGCGGTCAGCAGCGTCCGCACCACCGGCACGCCCCAGCTGATCGCCACCCGCAACCAATTCCTCGGCACCCCGGCCCTGCCGGCCGATGCCGGCGCGGAGCCTTTGCTATGA
- a CDS encoding glucose 1-dehydrogenase: protein MQFKDKVAIVTGGGRDIGREVSLKLAAAGAKVCINYANDAASAEATLQQILAAGGQAIVHRADAADAQAVAGMVAATQQAFGQRIDILVNVAGGMVARKPLADIDEAFFHQVMDLNLKSVYLTTQAVAPHMAEGGAIVNFASLAGRDGGGPGAAIYATAKAAVMTFSRAMAKELGPRGIRVNALCCGMIATRFHDDFTKPEVRAFVANATPLRREGRAAEAADAAVYLASDAASFINGANLDVNGGVFFS from the coding sequence ATGCAATTCAAAGACAAGGTGGCCATCGTCACCGGTGGCGGCCGTGACATCGGCCGCGAAGTTTCGCTGAAGCTGGCCGCGGCCGGCGCCAAGGTGTGCATCAACTACGCCAACGACGCGGCCAGTGCCGAGGCGACACTGCAGCAGATCCTCGCCGCCGGCGGCCAGGCCATCGTGCACCGCGCCGATGCCGCCGACGCGCAGGCCGTGGCCGGCATGGTCGCCGCGACGCAGCAGGCGTTCGGCCAGCGCATCGACATCCTGGTCAACGTCGCCGGCGGCATGGTCGCGCGCAAGCCGCTGGCCGACATCGACGAAGCCTTCTTCCACCAGGTGATGGACCTCAACCTGAAGTCGGTGTACCTGACCACACAGGCGGTGGCCCCGCACATGGCCGAAGGCGGCGCGATCGTCAATTTCGCCTCGCTGGCCGGGCGCGACGGCGGCGGTCCGGGCGCGGCGATCTACGCCACTGCCAAGGCCGCGGTGATGACCTTCTCGCGGGCGATGGCCAAGGAACTGGGCCCGCGCGGCATCCGCGTCAACGCGCTGTGCTGCGGCATGATCGCCACCCGCTTCCACGACGATTTCACCAAGCCGGAAGTGCGCGCGTTCGTCGCCAACGCTACCCCGTTGCGCCGCGAAGGCCGCGCCGCCGAAGCCGCCGACGCGGCGGTGTACCTGGCCTCGGACGCGGCCAGCTTCATCAACGGCGCCAACCTCGACGTCAACGGCGGCGTGTTCTTTTCCTGA
- a CDS encoding SGNH/GDSL hydrolase family protein, which translates to MSRQSLPLRQLLWNGAAAAALALCLAAPVAAREAGQEGARWVPAWIASPTPDRLDGPAGTSLQFERQSVRQDMRLGAAAQALRFRISNELGTAPLKIGAASVRLAGATQPAQPVLFDGRGEIVLAPGSVLLSDPVALRVPALAEVALTVYFPDAARPAVRRTAVRIADGKVDVADATALSYRQNVVSAVYAQTTASPRVVVALGDSITEGATASRGRHGDWPALLAKRLEQACPGQVVVLNAGISGNKLLDAGRSPSALARLDRDVLALPGVDQVVLFEGINDIRHSGPPALAPGRNAADMMLGYRQVVERLRQHGIATIGATLTPFGASERYEPVSAATRQALNDFIRNGKAFSAVIDFDAILRMPDNPESLPAAITRDHLHPNDAGYARMAEAIDLSLFGCKAR; encoded by the coding sequence ATGTCCAGGCAATCCTTGCCCTTGCGGCAGCTGTTGTGGAACGGAGCGGCGGCCGCCGCGCTGGCGTTGTGCCTGGCGGCACCGGTGGCGGCGCGTGAGGCCGGCCAGGAAGGCGCCCGCTGGGTGCCGGCCTGGATCGCCTCGCCCACGCCGGACCGGCTCGACGGTCCGGCCGGCACTTCGCTGCAGTTCGAGCGCCAGAGCGTGCGCCAGGACATGCGCCTGGGCGCCGCGGCGCAGGCGCTGCGCTTTCGCATCAGCAACGAACTGGGCACCGCGCCGCTGAAGATCGGCGCGGCCTCGGTGCGCCTGGCCGGCGCCACGCAGCCGGCGCAACCGGTGCTGTTCGACGGCCGCGGCGAGATCGTGCTGGCGCCGGGCAGCGTGCTGCTCAGCGATCCGGTGGCGCTGCGCGTGCCGGCCCTGGCCGAGGTCGCGTTGACCGTGTATTTCCCCGACGCCGCGCGGCCGGCGGTGCGCCGCACCGCGGTGCGCATTGCCGACGGCAAGGTCGACGTCGCCGATGCCACCGCGCTGAGCTACCGGCAGAACGTGGTCTCGGCGGTGTATGCGCAGACCACCGCGTCGCCGCGGGTGGTGGTGGCGCTGGGCGATTCGATCACCGAAGGCGCCACCGCCAGCCGCGGCCGCCACGGCGACTGGCCGGCGTTGCTGGCCAAGCGCCTGGAGCAGGCCTGCCCGGGCCAGGTGGTGGTGCTCAACGCCGGCATCAGCGGCAACAAGCTGCTCGACGCCGGCCGCAGTCCCAGCGCACTCGCGCGCCTGGACCGCGACGTGCTGGCGCTGCCCGGCGTCGACCAGGTCGTGCTGTTCGAAGGCATCAACGACATCCGCCACAGCGGACCGCCGGCGCTGGCGCCCGGACGCAATGCCGCGGACATGATGCTGGGCTACCGGCAGGTGGTCGAACGCCTGCGCCAGCACGGCATCGCCACCATCGGCGCGACGCTGACCCCGTTCGGCGCCTCGGAACGCTACGAACCGGTTTCCGCCGCCACCCGCCAGGCGTTGAACGACTTCATCCGCAACGGCAAGGCGTTCTCCGCGGTGATCGACTTCGACGCGATCCTGCGCATGCCCGACAATCCCGAATCGCTGCCGGCCGCCATCACCCGCGACCACCTGCACCCCAACGACGCGGGCTACGCGCGCATGGCCGAGGCCATCGACCTGTCGCTGTTCGGCTGCAAGGCGCGATGA